The following proteins are co-located in the Haliotis asinina isolate JCU_RB_2024 chromosome 13, JCU_Hal_asi_v2, whole genome shotgun sequence genome:
- the LOC137260293 gene encoding uncharacterized protein KIAA1958-like codes for MCDKEDDDIFLTQNTFIEKQIDKVSPDEGSNLDMLDDFKLRFGDPLTSYDLNEKLKLRIPKSTQYKNTWAMEVFQRWQEERRQRPVSENLGLWSVCLRENLLNMDAEKLNMALKYFVFEARKKDGAFYPSTTLYGLFASLASSLKLHGSSLDIFNDDEFEDSRRALDASMRERSAEGMGPSTVKHTEVITLAEKQQLWEKGVLGDDTPQKLLDTVLYLTGLHFALRGGTEHRSLRMGNNPQITGPHTDCHGRRYMEYTEDVSKTNKGGLNHRKLTAKKVRAYENLETPSHCYVRIVQKYMSYCAAQSLKNKDAFYFTPRKVPKGDDWFMETPVGHNKLQNTVGRICGQAGILGRKTNHSLRATAATRLYEANVDEQIICEQTGHRSDVVRVYKRTADAQKAAASDIVRAKKVKKDIKQTATGNKSPEHTGPTAKHLETSVNAEENRRNISLAINFN; via the exons ATGTGTGACAAAGAGGACGACGACATCTTCCTAACCCAAAATACATTTATAGAGAAGCAGATTGACAAGGTTTCACCTGACGAGGGTAGCAACTTGGATATGCTGGATGATTTCAAATTGCGTTTTGGGGACCCACTAACTTCCTATGATCTAAACGAAAAGCTGAAACTCCGCATTCCAAAAAGtacacaatacaaaaacaccTGGGCAATGGAGGTTTTTCAGAGGTGGCAAGAAGAGAGACGTCAGCGGCCCGTTTCTGAAAATCTTGGGTTATGGAGTGTCTGTTTGCGAGAGAATTTGCTAAATATGGACGCTGAGAAACTTAACATGGCGCTCAAGTACTTCGTGTTCGAGGCACGAAAGAAAGATGGCGCCTTCTATCCGTCAACAACACTTTACGGTTTGTTCGCCTCGTTAGCGTCTTCTTTAAAACTGCATGGGTCGTCGCTCGATATCTTCAATGATGATGAGTTTGAAGACAGCCGTAGAGCATTGGATGCTTCTATGAGGGAGAGATCAGCAGAAGGGATGGGACCTTCGACAGTAAAACATACAGAAGTAATAACGTTGGCGGAAAAACAACAGTTGTGGGAGAAAGGCGTGCTGGGAGATGACACCCCCCAAAAATTATTGGATACTGTGCTGTATTTAACGG GCTTACATTTTGCTCTTAGAGGAGGCACAGAACATCGGAGTTTGAGGATGGGTAACAATCCACAAATCACCGGACCGCACACAGACTGTCACGGCCGGAGATATATGGAATACACAGAGGATGTATCGAAAACCAACAAAGGCGGATTAAACCATAGAAAACTAACTGCAAAGAAGGTCCGTGCCTATGAAAACCTGGAAACCCCATCCCACTGCTATGTCAGAATTGTCCAGAAATACATGTCTTACTG TGCGGCACAGTCCCTCAAGAATAAAGATGCGTTCTATTTCACACCCCGGAAAGTCCCTAAGGGAGACGATTGGTTTATGGAAACCCCTGTTGGTCACAACAAACTTCAAAACACTGTTGGTAGGATTTGCGGTCAAGCTGGAATACTCGGACGTAAAACGAACCATTCCCTCCGAGCAACGGCTGCCACCCGGCTCTACGAGGCCAACGTAGATGAACAGATCATTTGCGAACAGACAG GTCATAGAAGTGATGTAGTAAGAGTATACAAGAGGACGGCAGATGCCCAGAAGGCAGCTGCGTCAGACATTGTACGTGCGAAAAAGGTGAAAAAGGATATCAAACAAACAGCTACCGGCAACAAGTCTCCCGAACATACTGGACCGACAGCTAAGCACCTGGAAACCTCTGTAAACGCGGAAGAGAACAGGAGGAACATTTCTCtagctattaatttcaactaa